In Staphylococcus lloydii, the following proteins share a genomic window:
- a CDS encoding DUF2179 domain-containing protein — translation MSVIASNPWLMVLAIFVINVAYVTCLTMRTILTLKGYRYIAAVVSFVEVLVYVVGLGLVMSSLDQIQNIVAYAFGFSIGIIVGMKIEEKLALGYTVVNVTSSEYELDLATQLRDLGYGVTHYTAHGRDGYRLVVQILTPRRFEFKLIETIKQIDAKAFVIAYEPRTIHGGFWAKGLKTKKLKQYDTDEVESI, via the coding sequence ATGTCTGTTATAGCATCAAACCCATGGTTAATGGTTTTAGCAATATTTGTTATTAATGTTGCATATGTCACTTGTTTAACTATGCGTACTATTTTAACGTTAAAGGGATATCGTTACATCGCTGCAGTAGTAAGTTTTGTTGAAGTACTTGTTTATGTAGTAGGATTAGGATTAGTTATGTCTAGTTTAGATCAAATTCAAAACATAGTTGCTTATGCTTTCGGTTTCTCAATTGGTATCATTGTAGGAATGAAAATCGAAGAGAAGTTGGCACTTGGCTATACAGTCGTGAATGTAACTTCTTCTGAGTATGAATTAGATTTAGCAACACAACTTAGAGATTTAGGTTACGGAGTTACACACTATACCGCACATGGTAGAGATGGTTATCGTTTAGTAGTTCAAATCTTAACGCCTAGAAGATTTGAATTTAAATTAATTGAAACGATAAAACAAATCGATGCAAAAGCTTTCGTAATTGCATATGAACCACGTACAATTCATGGTGGTTTCTGGGCTAAAGGATTAAAAACTAAAAAGCTTAAACAATACGATACGGATGAAGTTGAATCTATATGA
- the nadE gene encoding ammonia-dependent NAD(+) synthetase, with product MSNLQDIIVREMQVKPEIDNEVEMRNILQFIKNYVQSHSFIKSLVLGISGGQDSTLMGKLLQIAVTELRNENRECKFIAVKLPYGQQKDADEVEEALNFIEPDEIVTVNIKPAVDQSIHSLREAGYTLTDFQKGNEKARERMKVQFAIAANQSGIVVGTDHSAENVTGFYTKYGDGAADIAPLFGLNKRQGRQLLKYLNAPQQLYNKIPTADLEDDKPQLPDEEALGVTYDQIDDYLENKPVASDAKDKIEQHYVRNAHKRELAYTRYSWPKN from the coding sequence ATGAGTAATTTACAAGATATTATCGTGAGAGAAATGCAAGTCAAACCAGAAATAGATAATGAAGTGGAAATGAGAAATATCTTACAATTTATAAAAAATTATGTGCAATCACATTCATTTATAAAATCTTTGGTATTGGGCATTTCCGGTGGCCAAGATTCAACATTAATGGGTAAATTACTTCAAATTGCCGTCACTGAATTAAGAAATGAAAATAGAGAGTGTAAATTCATTGCAGTCAAACTACCTTATGGACAACAAAAAGATGCTGACGAGGTAGAAGAAGCACTTAATTTTATTGAACCTGATGAAATAGTTACCGTTAACATTAAACCAGCAGTAGATCAAAGTATTCATTCCTTACGAGAAGCGGGCTATACGCTAACTGATTTCCAAAAAGGAAATGAAAAAGCGAGAGAACGAATGAAGGTCCAATTTGCGATAGCTGCAAATCAATCAGGCATCGTTGTTGGAACTGACCATTCAGCAGAAAATGTAACAGGCTTTTATACTAAATATGGTGACGGCGCAGCTGACATTGCACCGCTTTTTGGCTTGAATAAACGCCAAGGACGACAATTATTAAAATATTTGAATGCACCACAACAACTTTATAATAAAATACCAACAGCAGATCTTGAAGATGATAAACCGCAATTACCTGACGAAGAAGCGCTAGGCGTAACTTATGATCAAATAGATGATTATTTAGAAAATAAACCTGTGGCAAGCGATGCAAAAGACAAAATAGAACAGCATTATGTTAGAAACGCTCATAAAAGAGAATTAGCCTATACGCGTTATAGCTGGCCTAAAAATTAA